The following are encoded together in the Lagopus muta isolate bLagMut1 chromosome Z, bLagMut1 primary, whole genome shotgun sequence genome:
- the HABP4 gene encoding intracellular hyaluronan-binding protein 4, translating to MAMMKGAMGCPVANIMETFSCTVANRFYQLLDDESDPLDNLCEAERRQQQRKNLNKVVARRGSPGGRGGTAKREPQKQRKQLGTPAPPPQLGQKQAPKQEECGGKDNSRAEKQDKTEWRPSFMEYSSYETESQAELTVKRVAEGKPMEEVVQEMTLDEWKNLQQQNRPKHEFNIRRPESTVPSKAVVIHKSKYSNDIQKGELEDDYQIFRKAVNDITSQLDINFGSLSRPGRGSRGARGCGRGRQVEETRSQPEVMVQIVAPNPDDPEDFPALRNIMNGVINGALVQL from the exons ATGGCTATGATGAAGGGGGCGATGGGCTGCCCGGTGGCTAACATCATGGAGACCTTCAGCTGCACTGTCGCCAACCGCTTCTACCAGCTGCTGGACGACGAATCGGACCCTTTGGACAACCTCTGCGAGGCCGAGCGCCGCCAGCAGCAACGCAAGAACCTCAACAAAGTGGTGGCCCGGCGGGGCAGCCCCGGTGGCAGAGGGGGTACCGCCAAGAGGGAGCCCCAGAAGCAGCGCAAGCAGCTCGGGAcgcccgcgccgccgccgcagcTCG gTCAGAAGCAAGCACCTAAACAAGAAGAGTGTGGAGGAAAAGACAATAGCAGAGCagagaaacaagacaaaactgAATGGAGGCCATCATTCATGGAATACTCATCTTATGAAACAGAAAGTCAAGCAGAACTCACAGTTAAGAG AGTTGCTGAAGGAAAGCCAATGGAAGAAGTAGTTCAAGAAATGACGTTAGATGAGTGGAAAAATCTTCAGCAACAGAATCGACCGAAGCATGAATTCAACATCCGGAGGCCAGAATCCACTGTTCCTTCCAAAGCAGTGGTGATTCACAAGTCAAAATATAGCAATGAT ATACAAAAGGGAGAGCTTGAAGATGATTATCAGATTTTTCGAAAGGCAGTGAATGATATAACATCTCAGCTTGATATCAACTTTGGGAGTCTTTCTCGCCCTGGCCGTGGATCAAGAGGAGCACGAGGTTGTGGCCGTGGCAGACAAGTTGAGGAGACACGATCTCAACCAGAAGTAATG GTGCAAATTGTTGCTCCAAATCCAGATGATCCTGAAGATTTTCCTGCTTTAAGAAATATCATGAATGGTGTTATCAACGGAGCTTTGGTGCAGCTCTAA